The window CGAAATTTGAAAGTTGCCGTAAATAACGGCACACTTTAAGAAAAAACGCAAATTATTTTTTTGTTAGTTATTTCATTGTTATTTCTATTGTATAAAAACTTGCCGTAAATAACGGCAAATTTAAAAAAATGCCTGAAAATATAGAGAAATAAAGGGTTTTTGAAGGCCTTAAAAAGGGGACTGTCCCCTTTTTCCGATCAAAAAAATATAATTTTTATTTTAAATAAACAAAATTCTAAATTTAGGGCTGTGGACCCTAAATTTGAAAAATGCCCTGAAAACGTAGATGAATAAAGCGTTTCCAGGCGTCTGATTCGGGGGACTGTCCCCAAAAAAAATATGGAATACTATTCAAAGGCAAAAATTATTTGCGCTTGCGGTGCTATTCACGAAACCGGCTCAACGGTCAAAGAAATGCATATTGAAATATGCTCAAAATGTCATCCTTTTTATACTGGCGTGCAAAAATTAGTTGACGCTGGTGGCCGTTTGGAAAAATTCTATCAAAGAGCCGAAAAAACAAAAAAGATAAAGCAAGTGTCAAATAAACAAAAATCTAAAAAATGAATAACGAAACGTCTCAACTTAAAGAAAGAATAAATTTTTTAGAGAAAGAGTTAACCGATTATAAGACAAAAGATAGGGCATCAATACAAGCCCTATCTTATGAATACAAAAACTTGAAAGAACGACTGAAAATTATAGAATCAATTGAAAAAATTGATAAAGAAATTAATGAATTAATTCCTTTGCTTGAAGATAAAGAATTATCAGAGCTGACTTCTCAGGAAT of the Parcubacteria group bacterium ADurb.Bin159 genome contains:
- the rpmE gene encoding 50S ribosomal protein L31, with the protein product MEYYSKAKIICACGAIHETGSTVKEMHIEICSKCHPFYTGVQKLVDAGGRLEKFYQRAEKTKKIKQVSNKQKSKK